In the genome of Mycobacteriales bacterium, one region contains:
- a CDS encoding lipase, which yields MSPSRRLLLQALALAVAVVVGLAVLARVTRSDPLAVLGAAQDQPGPVLLVPGYGGATGALEVLARKLQAAGRTATVLTVPGDGTGDLAASAAVVVAAAQAAVAGGAPSVDLVGYSAGGVIARYAVKELGGASVVRRVVTLGSPHHGSKLAGVGAAFAPGACPLACQQLVPDGDFLDALNDGDETPDGPVWLSLWTDQDKTVTPPDSAELDGAVNVVLQDVCGGVQITHSDLPRAPLVGGIVLTALSAGPLTAPEDCGALTALGR from the coding sequence GTGAGCCCTTCGCGACGCCTCCTGCTCCAGGCCCTCGCCCTCGCTGTCGCGGTGGTGGTCGGCTTGGCCGTGCTGGCCCGGGTGACCCGGTCCGACCCGCTCGCCGTGCTCGGCGCCGCGCAGGACCAGCCGGGGCCGGTGCTGCTCGTGCCCGGCTACGGCGGGGCGACGGGGGCGCTCGAGGTGCTGGCCCGCAAGCTGCAGGCCGCCGGGCGCACCGCCACGGTGCTGACCGTGCCCGGGGACGGGACGGGTGACCTCGCCGCGTCGGCGGCGGTGGTCGTGGCGGCGGCGCAGGCCGCGGTCGCGGGGGGCGCTCCCTCGGTCGACCTGGTGGGCTACAGCGCCGGCGGGGTGATCGCCCGCTACGCCGTGAAGGAGCTGGGCGGGGCTTCCGTCGTACGCCGGGTCGTGACCCTGGGCTCGCCGCACCACGGCTCGAAGCTCGCGGGGGTCGGCGCTGCCTTCGCCCCCGGCGCGTGCCCGCTGGCGTGCCAGCAGCTGGTGCCCGACGGTGACTTCCTCGACGCGCTCAACGACGGTGACGAGACGCCCGACGGGCCAGTCTGGCTGTCGCTGTGGACCGACCAGGACAAGACCGTGACTCCGCCGGACTCCGCGGAGCTCGACGGCGCGGTCAACGTCGTGCTGCAGGACGTCTGCGGCGGGGTGCAGATCACCCACAGCGACCTGCCGCGGGCGCCGCTGGTCGGCGGGATCGTGCTGACCGCGCTGTCCGCCGGGCCGCTGACCGCGCCCGAGGACTGCGGCGCGCTCACCGCTCTCGGTCGCTGA
- a CDS encoding HAD family phosphatase, protein MTRLRALVVDFGGVMTDSLEVAMGSWLTAEGIDPDSYRAAMHHFLGPDADVEDNPVHALEKGELAVPHFEERVAPFLRTPDGGPVEATDLLSRMFHAFGRAEGMHDVVRRVRSAGARTALLSNSWGLDYPREEWPQLYDVTVISGEVGLRKPDPEIYHLTAERLGVDPGECVMVDDLAPNVRGAVAVGMVGVLHRSVAETVAEIEVLFGLPSR, encoded by the coding sequence GTGACGCGGCTGCGCGCGCTCGTCGTCGACTTCGGCGGCGTCATGACCGACAGCCTCGAGGTCGCGATGGGCAGCTGGCTGACCGCCGAGGGCATCGACCCCGACAGCTACCGCGCGGCGATGCACCACTTCCTCGGCCCTGACGCCGACGTCGAGGACAACCCCGTCCACGCTCTCGAGAAGGGCGAGCTCGCGGTCCCTCACTTCGAGGAGCGGGTGGCGCCGTTCCTGCGCACCCCCGACGGCGGACCGGTCGAGGCGACGGACCTGCTGTCGCGGATGTTCCACGCGTTCGGCCGCGCCGAGGGGATGCACGACGTCGTACGTCGGGTGCGCTCTGCCGGGGCGCGCACGGCCCTGCTGTCGAACTCGTGGGGCCTCGACTACCCCCGCGAGGAGTGGCCGCAGCTCTACGACGTGACCGTCATCAGCGGTGAGGTCGGGCTGCGCAAGCCGGACCCGGAGATCTACCACCTGACCGCAGAGCGGCTCGGTGTCGACCCGGGCGAGTGCGTCATGGTGGACGACCTCGCGCCCAACGTGCGGGGTGCCGTCGCGGTCGGCATGGTCGGGGTGCTGCACCGCAGCGTCGCGGAGACCGTCGCCGAGATCGAGGTGCTGTTCGGCCTGCCGTCCCGCTGA
- a CDS encoding helix-turn-helix domain-containing protein produces MPPRFLQLADVAEVLNISASQTYALVRSGELPAIKIGGRGQWRVEASALEDYIARCYAETKAFVSANPLGGDGTAED; encoded by the coding sequence GTGCCACCGCGCTTCCTGCAGCTGGCCGACGTCGCCGAGGTCCTCAACATCTCCGCCTCGCAGACCTACGCGCTGGTCCGCAGCGGCGAGCTGCCGGCCATCAAGATCGGTGGCCGTGGCCAGTGGCGCGTCGAGGCCTCCGCCCTCGAGGACTACATCGCGCGGTGCTACGCCGAGACCAAGGCCTTCGTGTCCGCCAACCCGCTCGGCGGCGACGGCACGGCCGAGGACTAG
- the pruA gene encoding L-glutamate gamma-semialdehyde dehydrogenase has product MLDATTVVPLPVNEPVKGYAPGSAERASLEATLKELGSAGPVELTMTVDGVQRHGGGDAGQTVQPHRHSAVLGTWHEATAADVQQAVDAALAAAPAWRSTSYDERAAVLLRAADLLAGPWRDTLNAATMLGQSKSVLQAEIDAACELIDFLRFNVAFGKQVLAEQPVSGAGVWNRMDHRPLEGFVLAITPFNFTAIAANLPIAPALMGNTVVWKPSPTQQYAAHFTMRLLEAAGLPPGVINMVTGNGAAVSEVAVPHPQLAGIHFTGSTKTFQGLWQAVGSRIGSYRTYPRLVGETGGKDFVLAHASADPLAVEVALVRGAFEYQGQKCSAASRAYVPRSMWEGGLRDSVAERVRSLSYGDVTDLSHFGGAVIDRRAWERLADVVRRASGDPALSVLAGGSADDSEGFFVDPTVVVTEDPLHDVMRTEYFGPVLGVHVYDDWDDTLRLVDSTADYALTGAVLANDTYAITQASEALRFAAGNFYVNDKPTGAVVGQQPFGGARQSGTNDKAGSVLNLLRWTSPRTIKHTLSPFLDHRYPHQS; this is encoded by the coding sequence ATGCTCGACGCCACCACCGTGGTGCCCCTGCCCGTCAACGAGCCGGTCAAGGGCTACGCGCCCGGGTCGGCCGAGCGCGCCAGCCTCGAGGCGACGCTGAAGGAGCTCGGCTCCGCGGGACCGGTCGAGCTGACCATGACGGTCGACGGGGTCCAGCGCCACGGTGGCGGCGACGCCGGGCAGACCGTGCAGCCGCACCGCCACAGCGCGGTGCTCGGCACCTGGCACGAGGCGACCGCAGCCGACGTCCAGCAGGCGGTCGACGCCGCCCTTGCGGCCGCGCCCGCGTGGCGCTCCACGTCGTACGACGAGAGGGCCGCGGTCCTGCTGCGCGCCGCCGACCTGCTGGCCGGTCCGTGGCGCGACACCCTCAACGCCGCGACGATGCTCGGGCAGTCGAAGTCGGTGCTGCAGGCCGAGATCGACGCGGCCTGCGAGCTCATCGACTTCCTGCGCTTCAACGTCGCCTTCGGCAAGCAGGTCCTCGCCGAGCAGCCCGTCAGCGGTGCCGGCGTCTGGAACCGCATGGACCACCGGCCGCTCGAGGGCTTCGTGCTCGCCATCACGCCCTTCAACTTCACGGCCATCGCGGCCAACCTGCCGATCGCCCCGGCGCTCATGGGCAACACCGTCGTGTGGAAGCCGAGCCCGACCCAGCAGTACGCCGCGCACTTCACGATGCGCCTGCTCGAGGCCGCGGGCCTGCCGCCCGGCGTCATCAACATGGTCACCGGCAACGGCGCGGCCGTCTCCGAGGTCGCGGTGCCGCACCCGCAGCTCGCGGGCATCCACTTCACCGGGTCGACCAAGACCTTCCAGGGGCTGTGGCAGGCGGTCGGGTCGCGGATCGGCTCCTACCGCACCTACCCGCGCCTCGTCGGTGAGACCGGCGGCAAGGACTTCGTGCTCGCGCACGCCTCCGCCGACCCGCTGGCCGTCGAGGTCGCCCTGGTCCGCGGTGCCTTCGAGTACCAGGGGCAGAAGTGCAGCGCGGCCTCGCGCGCCTACGTCCCGCGCTCGATGTGGGAGGGCGGGCTGCGCGACTCCGTCGCCGAGCGGGTCCGCTCGCTGTCCTACGGCGACGTCACCGACCTGTCGCACTTCGGGGGCGCCGTCATCGACCGGCGCGCCTGGGAGCGGCTGGCAGACGTCGTACGCCGTGCCTCCGGCGATCCCGCCCTGTCGGTGCTGGCCGGCGGCTCCGCCGACGACAGCGAGGGCTTCTTCGTCGACCCGACCGTCGTCGTCACCGAGGACCCGCTGCACGACGTGATGCGCACGGAGTACTTCGGTCCGGTGCTGGGCGTGCACGTCTACGACGACTGGGACGACACGCTGCGGCTCGTCGACTCCACCGCCGACTACGCCCTGACCGGCGCGGTGCTCGCCAACGACACCTACGCGATCACCCAGGCCAGCGAGGCGCTGCGCTTCGCGGCCGGCAACTTCTACGTCAACGACAAGCCGACCGGTGCCGTCGTCGGGCAGCAGCCCTTCGGCGGCGCGCGCCAGTCCGGCACCAACGACAAGGCCGGCAGCGTGCTCAACCTGCTGCGCTGGACGTCGCCGCGCACGATCAAACACACGCTGTCGCCCTTCCTCGACCACCGTTACCCGCACCAGTCATGA
- a CDS encoding ABC transporter permease, which translates to MIVVELRKLLRRPRTWVSIGLLALLPTIVAIFLSTSGVAPRPGTGPAFLSAVLDNGALFPAAALAIVLPLFLPVAVAVVAGDAVAGEAQAGTLRYLLVRPVSRTRLLVAKLVSVVAFTMLAVVVVSVVAYVVGTNLFGSSPLPSTSGTTLTTTEATIRTCLAVAYVGWSMLGVAAIALFLSTVVDSPLAASLGAVAVLVTSGVLVGLDAASSVQPYLPTRYWLAFVDLFRDPVLTRDLVRGTALQAVYVGVFLTGAWANLMTKDVTS; encoded by the coding sequence GTGATCGTTGTCGAGCTGCGCAAGCTGCTGCGCCGCCCGCGCACCTGGGTGTCGATCGGGCTGCTCGCGCTGCTGCCGACCATCGTCGCGATCTTCCTGTCGACGTCCGGTGTCGCGCCGCGCCCCGGCACTGGCCCGGCCTTCCTGTCGGCGGTGCTCGACAACGGCGCGCTCTTCCCGGCTGCTGCGCTCGCGATCGTGCTGCCGCTCTTCCTGCCCGTCGCGGTGGCCGTCGTCGCCGGCGACGCGGTCGCGGGAGAGGCGCAGGCGGGCACCTTGCGCTACCTGCTGGTGCGCCCGGTCTCGCGGACCCGGCTGCTCGTCGCGAAGCTCGTCTCCGTCGTCGCCTTCACGATGCTCGCGGTCGTCGTCGTGTCGGTGGTCGCCTACGTGGTGGGCACCAACCTGTTCGGTTCCTCTCCGCTGCCGTCGACCTCGGGCACGACCCTCACGACGACCGAGGCGACGATCCGCACCTGCCTCGCGGTCGCCTACGTCGGCTGGTCGATGCTCGGCGTCGCGGCGATCGCGCTGTTCCTGTCGACGGTCGTCGACTCACCTCTCGCGGCCTCCCTCGGGGCGGTCGCGGTGCTCGTCACCTCCGGCGTGCTCGTCGGCCTCGACGCCGCCTCCTCCGTCCAGCCCTACCTCCCGACCCGCTACTGGCTGGCCTTCGTCGACCTCTTCCGCGATCCTGTGCTCACCCGCGACCTCGTGCGCGGCACCGCCCTGCAGGCCGTCTACGTCGGCGTCTTCCTCACCGGCGCGTGGGCCAACCTCATGACCAAGGACGTCACCAGCTGA
- a CDS encoding acyl-CoA dehydrogenase family protein — protein MDFAPSAKVVDLQARLKDFMDSHVLPAEAVYHQWRAEHGFNHEVPPVVEQLKKEARSRGLWNLFLPDVSGLTNLEYAPLAELTGWAPHLAPEAINCDAPNTGNMEVLHMFGTAEQKAQWLQPLLEGEIRSAFAMTEPDVASSDATNIATRIERDGDDYVLNGRKWWITGAADPRCKIMIVMGKTDPTAHTHQQQSMILVPMDTPGVEVVRAVPVFGYSDQHGHCEIRFTDVRVPASNLISEEGHGFLIAQARLGPGRIHHCMRAIGVAERALQLMCERAASRVAFGKELARQGTVQEAVAESRMEIEQARLLTLKAAWMIDNVGARGARTEIAAIKVIAPRVALRVLDRAIQVHGGGGVSDDFPLAALWAGMRTLRIADGPDEVHVRTVARQELGGYLQRT, from the coding sequence GTGGACTTCGCCCCGTCAGCCAAGGTCGTCGACCTGCAGGCCCGCCTGAAGGACTTCATGGACAGCCACGTGCTGCCTGCCGAAGCGGTCTACCACCAGTGGCGGGCCGAGCACGGCTTCAACCACGAGGTCCCGCCGGTGGTGGAGCAGCTGAAGAAGGAGGCGCGCAGCCGCGGGCTGTGGAACCTCTTCCTGCCCGACGTCTCCGGGCTGACCAACCTCGAGTACGCCCCTCTCGCCGAGCTCACCGGCTGGGCGCCGCACCTCGCCCCCGAGGCGATCAACTGCGACGCGCCCAACACCGGCAACATGGAGGTGCTGCACATGTTCGGCACCGCCGAGCAGAAGGCGCAGTGGCTCCAGCCGCTCCTCGAGGGCGAGATCCGGTCGGCCTTCGCCATGACCGAGCCCGACGTCGCCTCGTCGGACGCCACCAACATCGCGACGCGGATCGAGCGCGACGGTGACGACTACGTCCTCAACGGCCGCAAGTGGTGGATCACCGGGGCAGCGGACCCTCGTTGCAAGATCATGATCGTGATGGGCAAGACCGATCCCACCGCCCACACCCACCAGCAGCAGTCGATGATCCTCGTCCCGATGGACACCCCGGGCGTCGAGGTCGTGCGGGCCGTGCCGGTCTTCGGCTACTCCGACCAGCACGGCCACTGCGAGATCCGCTTCACCGACGTGCGGGTGCCGGCGAGCAACCTCATCAGCGAGGAGGGCCACGGCTTCCTCATCGCGCAGGCGCGGCTCGGCCCCGGGCGCATCCACCACTGCATGCGCGCGATCGGCGTGGCCGAGCGGGCCCTGCAGCTGATGTGCGAGCGAGCCGCCTCCCGGGTCGCCTTCGGCAAGGAGCTGGCCCGTCAGGGCACCGTGCAGGAGGCCGTCGCGGAGTCACGGATGGAGATCGAGCAGGCCCGCCTGCTCACCCTCAAGGCCGCCTGGATGATCGACAACGTCGGTGCGCGCGGCGCCCGCACCGAGATCGCGGCCATCAAGGTCATCGCCCCGCGGGTCGCCCTGCGGGTGCTCGACCGGGCCATCCAGGTCCACGGCGGAGGTGGCGTCTCCGACGACTTCCCGCTCGCCGCGCTGTGGGCAGGTATGCGCACCCTGCGCATCGCCGACGGCCCCGACGAGGTGCACGTACGCACGGTCGCGCGCCAGGAGCTCGGCGGCTACCTCCAGCGCACCTGA
- a CDS encoding ATP-binding cassette domain-containing protein: MIRTRGLVKRYGAVTAVDGVDLDVREGDRYGFLGPNGSGKTTTVRMLLGLVLPTSGSVEVLGTTKVRDALPQVGALVESPAAYGHLSGRRNLLLLDASGPGGARRTRRARVDDVLDQVGLGGVDDRPTKSYSLGMRQRLGLAAALLRAPKLLVLDEPTNGLDPQGIREVRELLLELNRQGTTVFLSSHLLAEVESLCDRVGVMDRGRLLLQSDLAELQAATGLVVVDTAAADKAVALLDGRVVRRDATRLWVRADDAAELNAHLVGAGVPVSSLAPERRTLEDTVLALTEHGSDRVA; this comes from the coding sequence GTGATCAGGACGCGCGGGCTCGTCAAGCGCTACGGCGCGGTGACGGCGGTCGACGGCGTCGACCTCGATGTCCGCGAGGGCGACCGCTACGGCTTCCTCGGCCCCAACGGCTCGGGCAAGACGACGACGGTCCGGATGCTGCTCGGGCTCGTCCTGCCCACCAGCGGATCGGTCGAGGTCCTCGGGACGACGAAGGTCCGCGACGCCCTGCCGCAGGTCGGCGCGCTCGTCGAGTCACCCGCCGCCTACGGCCACCTGTCGGGCCGCCGCAACCTGCTGCTGCTCGACGCGAGCGGCCCCGGCGGAGCGCGTCGCACCAGGCGCGCTCGCGTCGACGACGTGCTCGACCAGGTCGGCCTCGGTGGCGTCGACGACCGGCCGACCAAGAGCTACTCGCTCGGGATGCGGCAGCGGCTCGGCCTCGCCGCCGCGCTGCTGCGCGCACCGAAGCTGCTCGTCCTGGACGAGCCCACCAACGGCCTCGACCCACAGGGCATCCGCGAGGTGCGCGAGCTGCTGCTCGAGCTCAACCGCCAGGGCACGACGGTGTTCCTGTCCTCCCACCTGCTCGCCGAGGTCGAGTCGCTGTGCGACCGGGTCGGGGTCATGGACCGCGGCCGGCTGCTGCTGCAGTCCGACCTCGCCGAGCTGCAGGCCGCGACCGGGCTGGTCGTCGTCGACACGGCCGCGGCCGACAAGGCGGTCGCGCTGCTCGACGGCAGGGTCGTACGACGAGACGCCACCCGGCTGTGGGTCAGGGCCGACGACGCGGCGGAGCTCAACGCCCACCTCGTCGGGGCGGGCGTGCCCGTGTCGTCGCTCGCTCCCGAGCGGCGGACCCTCGAGGACACCGTGCTGGCGCTGACCGAGCACGGCTCGGACCGGGTCGCATGA
- a CDS encoding TetR/AcrR family transcriptional regulator — protein MPAVKSRREENVDATRDALLASALELFAGKGFAATSLDDVATAARVTKGALYHHFPGGKATLFEAVFEAVDADLGERIARAIPTGATAWEVVHRGLDAYLETCTDPVVRRIVFQEGPAVLGTARWREGCHSRDLLRASLEGLVASGDLRPQPMALLTQVLWSALGEAGIAVAEAEDPAAAQAEVRALVLDLLRGLSTT, from the coding sequence ATGCCTGCCGTCAAGAGCCGTCGCGAGGAGAACGTCGACGCCACCCGGGACGCGCTGCTCGCCAGCGCACTGGAGCTGTTCGCCGGGAAGGGCTTCGCCGCGACCTCGCTCGACGACGTCGCGACCGCGGCGCGGGTCACCAAGGGCGCGCTCTACCACCACTTCCCGGGCGGGAAGGCCACGCTGTTCGAGGCCGTCTTCGAGGCCGTCGACGCCGACCTGGGCGAGCGCATCGCGCGAGCCATCCCGACGGGCGCCACGGCGTGGGAGGTCGTGCACCGCGGGCTCGACGCCTACCTCGAGACCTGCACCGACCCGGTCGTGCGCCGGATCGTGTTCCAGGAGGGGCCTGCCGTGCTCGGCACGGCGCGCTGGCGCGAGGGCTGCCACTCCCGCGACCTGCTGCGCGCCTCCCTCGAGGGTCTGGTGGCCAGCGGCGACCTGCGTCCGCAGCCGATGGCGCTGCTCACGCAGGTCCTGTGGTCGGCGCTGGGCGAGGCGGGCATCGCCGTCGCGGAGGCCGAGGACCCGGCTGCGGCGCAGGCCGAGGTGCGGGCCCTCGTGCTCGACCTGCTGAGGGGCCTGTCCACGACGTAG
- a CDS encoding wax ester/triacylglycerol synthase family O-acyltransferase codes for MTDRLAPLDVSFLYMEGPTTAMHVGGVAVLEPPAEGFDHARLVELISQRIALVPRYRQKVRWVPAHLANPVWVDDEDFDVSYHVRRSALPKPGSPAQLRDLVGRLQSRQLDRNRPLWEIYLVEGLEGGRVAIVTKTHHAMVDGVSAVDIGTVILDSTPTPRDVPVEPWSPQPGPGTVGLVAGAAIDFLKRPTGAIDTARTAVVDAKSTAGRVVEVAGGVLASARTLARQAPQSPLNATIGEQRRFGMAATDLDDYKRVRKGHGGTVNDVVLATVSGALRSWLLTRGESVTPASTIRAMVPVSIRSDDQKGQLGNRVSSYFVDLPVGEGNPVMRLHQVAFAMRGHKESGQAVGADSLVQLTGFAPPTIHSLGARAASQMSRRSYNLVVTNVPGPQFPLYAAGARMLEMYPVVPLAKGQAVAIGLTSYDGGVYFGLNADRDAMPDVDVLAALIEESLQELVGTVT; via the coding sequence GTGACTGACCGGCTCGCACCGCTCGATGTCTCCTTCCTCTACATGGAGGGTCCGACCACGGCCATGCACGTGGGCGGCGTCGCGGTGCTGGAGCCGCCGGCCGAGGGCTTCGACCACGCCCGGCTCGTCGAGCTCATCAGCCAGCGCATCGCGCTCGTCCCGCGCTACCGGCAGAAGGTGCGCTGGGTGCCGGCCCACCTCGCCAACCCGGTCTGGGTCGACGACGAGGACTTCGACGTCAGCTACCACGTACGCCGCAGCGCGCTCCCCAAGCCGGGCAGCCCGGCCCAGCTGCGCGACCTGGTGGGTCGGCTGCAGTCGCGCCAGCTCGACCGCAACCGGCCGCTGTGGGAGATCTACCTCGTCGAGGGCCTCGAGGGCGGCCGCGTCGCGATCGTCACCAAGACCCACCACGCGATGGTCGACGGCGTGTCCGCGGTCGACATCGGCACCGTCATCCTCGACAGCACCCCGACCCCGCGCGACGTGCCCGTCGAGCCGTGGTCCCCCCAGCCCGGCCCCGGCACGGTCGGCCTCGTCGCGGGGGCCGCGATCGACTTCCTCAAGCGGCCGACCGGCGCCATCGACACCGCCCGCACCGCTGTCGTCGACGCGAAGTCGACCGCCGGCCGGGTCGTCGAGGTCGCGGGCGGCGTGCTCGCGAGCGCCCGCACGCTGGCCCGCCAGGCCCCGCAGTCGCCGCTCAACGCGACCATCGGCGAGCAGCGCCGCTTCGGCATGGCCGCCACCGACCTCGACGACTACAAGCGGGTCCGCAAGGGCCACGGCGGCACCGTCAACGACGTCGTGCTCGCCACTGTCTCCGGTGCGCTGAGGTCGTGGCTGCTCACCCGTGGGGAGTCGGTGACGCCCGCGTCGACGATCCGCGCGATGGTGCCGGTGTCGATCCGCTCCGACGACCAGAAGGGCCAGCTGGGCAACCGCGTCTCGTCGTACTTCGTCGACCTGCCCGTCGGCGAGGGCAACCCAGTCATGCGGCTGCACCAGGTGGCGTTCGCGATGCGCGGCCACAAGGAGTCCGGGCAGGCCGTCGGTGCCGACTCGCTCGTGCAGCTGACCGGCTTCGCGCCGCCGACGATCCACTCGCTCGGTGCGCGGGCGGCGTCGCAGATGTCGCGACGCTCCTACAACCTGGTCGTCACCAACGTGCCGGGGCCGCAGTTCCCGCTCTACGCCGCCGGCGCGCGGATGCTCGAGATGTACCCCGTCGTGCCGCTCGCGAAGGGGCAGGCAGTGGCGATAGGACTCACGTCGTACGACGGCGGTGTCTACTTCGGCCTCAACGCCGACCGCGACGCCATGCCCGATGTCGACGTGCTGGCAGCGCTCATCGAGGAGTCGCTGCAGGAGCTGGTGGGGACGGTCACATGA
- a CDS encoding LytR C-terminal domain-containing protein encodes MPVVLTVAAVAAVGGGAYALRKDDGAAPQRLAQPGPSACPTAVPTTPAPSGAPAPTLVLPAPGKVSFRLLNGTARDGLGRTLGDALATRGFQVKSTGNAPKSLSGPSKVYFGPGARPAAQLVAIHVIGAELSPVPTAPKGAVDLVIGSGFARLRTPAEVKTFTARVLAGTAPTAAPGTPATSAPRPTGCA; translated from the coding sequence ATGCCGGTCGTCCTGACCGTCGCGGCCGTGGCGGCGGTCGGCGGTGGCGCCTACGCGCTCCGCAAGGACGACGGCGCCGCCCCGCAGCGACTCGCGCAGCCCGGCCCGAGCGCGTGCCCGACGGCCGTCCCGACGACGCCCGCCCCGTCGGGCGCACCCGCGCCGACCCTGGTGCTGCCTGCCCCGGGCAAGGTCTCCTTCCGGCTACTCAACGGCACCGCCCGCGACGGGCTCGGCCGCACCCTCGGGGACGCGCTCGCCACGCGCGGCTTCCAGGTGAAGAGCACCGGCAACGCCCCCAAGTCGCTCAGCGGCCCGAGCAAGGTCTACTTCGGGCCCGGCGCCCGACCGGCGGCCCAGCTCGTCGCGATCCACGTCATCGGGGCCGAGCTGTCGCCGGTGCCCACCGCGCCGAAGGGCGCGGTCGACCTCGTCATCGGCTCCGGCTTCGCGCGGCTGCGCACGCCCGCCGAGGTGAAGACCTTCACCGCGCGGGTGCTCGCCGGCACCGCCCCGACGGCGGCCCCTGGCACCCCTGCCACATCCGCTCCGCGCCCCACCGGCTGCGCGTGA
- a CDS encoding LysM domain-containing protein, with amino-acid sequence MSNRLTALSVRALTAALPLATLGWAAAPTRVGAVLTDVAHGTPTAPDAAVVAAVAAVAYALAGWLLVVTVAVALAATGGRLGDAAHSAQRLVAPLAVRRAVALALGLAVVTGAAAPAAAEPGPAGDSPVSVSAAEGLDWPATPATPSTPTTRPALASPSASAVGQPVVVRPGDSLWQLAERDLTARSGRDVTDREVAATWPAWWSANRDAVGPDPDLLHPGAVLTPPAL; translated from the coding sequence ATGTCGAACCGCCTCACAGCCCTCTCCGTCCGGGCGCTCACCGCGGCGCTGCCGCTCGCCACCCTCGGCTGGGCGGCAGCCCCTACCCGGGTCGGCGCGGTCCTCACCGACGTCGCGCATGGCACCCCGACCGCTCCCGACGCCGCCGTCGTGGCCGCCGTCGCGGCGGTGGCCTACGCGCTGGCGGGCTGGCTGCTCGTCGTCACCGTCGCGGTCGCTCTGGCCGCGACGGGCGGCCGCCTCGGCGACGCGGCCCACAGCGCGCAGCGGTTGGTCGCGCCACTCGCAGTGCGCCGGGCGGTGGCGCTGGCCCTCGGCCTCGCGGTCGTCACGGGCGCGGCCGCTCCCGCTGCCGCCGAGCCGGGACCCGCCGGCGACTCCCCCGTCAGCGTGAGCGCAGCGGAGGGGCTCGACTGGCCGGCCACCCCCGCCACCCCGAGCACCCCGACCACCCGGCCGGCGCTCGCCAGCCCCAGCGCGTCCGCTGTCGGGCAGCCCGTCGTCGTACGACCCGGCGACAGCCTCTGGCAGCTCGCCGAGCGCGACCTCACGGCCCGCAGCGGGCGTGACGTCACCGACCGCGAGGTCGCCGCGACCTGGCCCGCGTGGTGGTCGGCCAACCGCGACGCCGTCGGGCCCGACCCCGACCTGCTGCACCCGGGCGCGGTCCTCACTCCGCCCGCCCTCTGA
- a CDS encoding patatin-like phospholipase family protein, whose translation MRRGVVLGAGGVLGAAWTIGALSAVESELGFDPRSAELLLGTSAGSVLAAFLGCGIGVETLRNHQQGVVGPDDPQISYDPDRDSGGALPPLPRPFIGSPRGVVSSALRPWRTTPMMALSAVLPQGRGSLAPVGELVDAVVAPGEWAPHPQTWVVAMDYDSGRRTVFGRTGAPQAGLRDAVMASCAIPGWYAPVKVGRRRYVDGGACSPTSLDLVARLGLDEVVVLSPMTSLDYDNPTAVASKVERRFRRLVTKRLVGEVKKVAATGTKVTLLGPGAEDLAVIGANMMDPRQREQVLETSLRTSLHALRSGRAAGLAVAG comes from the coding sequence ATGAGACGCGGTGTGGTGCTCGGTGCGGGCGGCGTGCTCGGCGCTGCCTGGACCATCGGTGCGCTGTCGGCGGTGGAGTCCGAGCTCGGCTTCGACCCGCGGTCGGCCGAGCTGCTGCTGGGCACGTCGGCGGGATCGGTGCTCGCGGCGTTCCTCGGCTGCGGCATCGGTGTCGAGACGCTGCGCAACCACCAGCAGGGCGTCGTCGGGCCGGACGACCCGCAGATCTCCTACGACCCCGACCGCGACTCCGGTGGCGCGCTGCCGCCGCTGCCGCGCCCCTTCATCGGCTCGCCGCGCGGCGTCGTGTCGAGCGCCCTGCGGCCGTGGCGGACCACGCCGATGATGGCGCTGTCGGCCGTGCTCCCGCAGGGCCGCGGCAGCCTCGCGCCGGTCGGTGAGCTCGTCGACGCCGTCGTGGCGCCGGGGGAGTGGGCGCCGCACCCGCAGACGTGGGTCGTCGCGATGGACTACGACTCCGGCCGGCGCACCGTCTTCGGTCGGACCGGTGCCCCGCAGGCCGGGCTGCGCGACGCGGTCATGGCGTCGTGCGCGATCCCGGGGTGGTACGCCCCCGTGAAGGTCGGCCGCCGACGCTACGTCGACGGCGGTGCCTGCTCCCCGACCTCGCTCGACCTCGTCGCGCGTCTCGGTCTCGACGAGGTCGTCGTGCTGTCGCCGATGACCTCGCTCGACTACGACAACCCCACCGCGGTCGCGTCGAAGGTCGAGCGGCGCTTCCGCCGGCTCGTCACCAAGCGGCTCGTCGGCGAGGTGAAGAAGGTCGCCGCGACCGGCACGAAGGTGACCCTGCTCGGACCCGGTGCGGAGGACCTCGCGGTCATCGGCGCCAACATGATGGACCCGCGTCAGCGCGAGCAGGTCCTCGAGACCTCGCTGCGCACCTCGCTGCACGCGCTGCGCTCCGGCCGCGCCGCGGGGCTCGCCGTCGCGGGCTGA